Proteins from one Triticum aestivum cultivar Chinese Spring chromosome 7A, IWGSC CS RefSeq v2.1, whole genome shotgun sequence genomic window:
- the LOC123149208 gene encoding proline-rich protein 2 isoform X2, which produces MGAGTTRRPVAPAATPSSCGAVSKLATALPSPIVAGVACGAASVSCMMCSGHRRRLFARQRWCNLQRRRRWMPAKRACFKAVHTLDTALWFFFPFSHPELPDPLKKSPRLIPSPLLPSPPPAGALPLPPPSGAPSSPPPAGALPLPPPSGAPSSPPPTGAPPDPPSSLERRHPAALAIFPSAPLPPSSPERHRPATPAHGTSGPIAGLPPPRSAGGAPDPASRPVPATRPPPQPLEQPNTSTRCPGGSDAHLAPPSNPASLRPDLLPARGRLRPHHLHLRLRRCLLLHLRSQAMAAAVFTPSHHGCRSTHGRSSKLQAWMDGFRKVSFLPGWSELQIPSGPPEPAISASSSPPPLGITSSPNASSAPSDRPQREIGHGGNKTARRCAFLQHIRSTFSIALDL; this is translated from the exons ATGGGGGCTGGCACGACGCGGAGGCCGGTAGCTCCAGCAGCCACACCGTCGAGCTGTGGCGCCGTGAGCAAGCTCGCAACCGCGCTGCCCTCTCCCATAGTGGCGGGAGTCGCGTGTGGCGCCGCTTCGGTGAGCTGTATGATGTGCTCTGGCCATCGACGAAGGCTCTTCGCGAGACAGAGGTGGTGCAATTTGCAGCGAAGGAGGCGTTGGATGCCGGCAAAGAGGGCATGCTTCAAGGCGGTGCACACGTTGGATACCGCGCTGTGGTTTTTTTTCCCTTTCTCGCACCCCGAACTGCCCGACCCGCTAAAAAAATCCCCTCGTCTGATCCCGTCGCCGCTGCTGCCTTCCCCGCCTCCTGCCGGTGCGCTACCACTCCCGCCTCCTTCCGGCGCGCCGTCATCCCCGCCTCCTGCCGGTGCGCTACCACTCCCGCCTCCTTCCGGCGCGCCGTCATCCCCGCCTCCTACCGGCGCGCCGCCGGACCCTCCTTCTTCCCTGGAGCGCCGCCACCCCGCTGCCCTCGCCATCTTCCCGAGCGCGCCGTTGCCGCCGTCTTCCCCAgagcgccaccgccccgccacccccGCCCACGGGACCAGTGGTCCCATCGCCGGTCTCCCCCCACCCAGATCTGCCGGAGGCGCACCGGATCCTGCCTCACGGCCGGTTCCCGCGACTCGGCCGCCGCCCCAACCGCTGGAGCAGCCGAACACCTCCACTAGGTGCCCCGGCGGTTCGGACGCCCACCTGGCCCCTCCCTCGAACCCCGCGAGCCTCCGCCCCGACCTACTTCCCGCGCGAGGTCGCCTCCgcccccaccatctccacctccgcctccgccgatgcctccttctccacctccgttCGCAAGCGATGGCGGCCGCGGTCTTCACCCCCAGCCACCATGGCTGCAGATCCACCCACGGCCGGTCGTCTAAGCTTCAAGCATGGATGGATGGATTCAGGAAGGTATCCTTCCTCCCTGGGTGGAGCGAGCTGCAGATCCCGTCCGGCCCTCCGGAACCGGccatctccgcctcctcctcgccgccgccgctggggATCACGTCTTCACCAAACGCGAGCTCCGCCCCATCCGACCGACCGCAAAGGG AGATAGGACATGGCGGAAACAAAACTGCACGGCGATGTGCATTTCTGCAACACATCAGGTCTACATTTTCCATTGCCCTGGACTTATGA
- the LOC123149208 gene encoding protein transport protein sec31 isoform X1, translating into MGAGTTRRPVAPAATPSSCGAVSKLATALPSPIVAGVACGAASVSCMMCSGHRRRLFARQRWCNLQRRRRWMPAKRACFKAVHTLDTALWFFFPFSHPELPDPLKKSPRLIPSPLLPSPPPAGALPLPPPSGAPSSPPPAGALPLPPPSGAPSSPPPTGAPPDPPSSLERRHPAALAIFPSAPLPPSSPERHRPATPAHGTSGPIAGLPPPRSAGGAPDPASRPVPATRPPPQPLEQPNTSTRCPGGSDAHLAPPSNPASLRPDLLPARGRLRPHHLHLRLRRCLLLHLRSQAMAAAVFTPSHHGCRSTHGRSSKLQAWMDGFRKVSFLPGWSELQIPSGPPEPAISASSSPPPLGITSSPNASSAPSDRPQREIGHGGNKTARRCAFLQHIRRKKKQHEVPVCIKLLSLMGQTQCIEAPTQGRLSYRTGEMQQKKLLRCYSPNSKQKGPSTFLANGEQLKDV; encoded by the exons ATGGGGGCTGGCACGACGCGGAGGCCGGTAGCTCCAGCAGCCACACCGTCGAGCTGTGGCGCCGTGAGCAAGCTCGCAACCGCGCTGCCCTCTCCCATAGTGGCGGGAGTCGCGTGTGGCGCCGCTTCGGTGAGCTGTATGATGTGCTCTGGCCATCGACGAAGGCTCTTCGCGAGACAGAGGTGGTGCAATTTGCAGCGAAGGAGGCGTTGGATGCCGGCAAAGAGGGCATGCTTCAAGGCGGTGCACACGTTGGATACCGCGCTGTGGTTTTTTTTCCCTTTCTCGCACCCCGAACTGCCCGACCCGCTAAAAAAATCCCCTCGTCTGATCCCGTCGCCGCTGCTGCCTTCCCCGCCTCCTGCCGGTGCGCTACCACTCCCGCCTCCTTCCGGCGCGCCGTCATCCCCGCCTCCTGCCGGTGCGCTACCACTCCCGCCTCCTTCCGGCGCGCCGTCATCCCCGCCTCCTACCGGCGCGCCGCCGGACCCTCCTTCTTCCCTGGAGCGCCGCCACCCCGCTGCCCTCGCCATCTTCCCGAGCGCGCCGTTGCCGCCGTCTTCCCCAgagcgccaccgccccgccacccccGCCCACGGGACCAGTGGTCCCATCGCCGGTCTCCCCCCACCCAGATCTGCCGGAGGCGCACCGGATCCTGCCTCACGGCCGGTTCCCGCGACTCGGCCGCCGCCCCAACCGCTGGAGCAGCCGAACACCTCCACTAGGTGCCCCGGCGGTTCGGACGCCCACCTGGCCCCTCCCTCGAACCCCGCGAGCCTCCGCCCCGACCTACTTCCCGCGCGAGGTCGCCTCCgcccccaccatctccacctccgcctccgccgatgcctccttctccacctccgttCGCAAGCGATGGCGGCCGCGGTCTTCACCCCCAGCCACCATGGCTGCAGATCCACCCACGGCCGGTCGTCTAAGCTTCAAGCATGGATGGATGGATTCAGGAAGGTATCCTTCCTCCCTGGGTGGAGCGAGCTGCAGATCCCGTCCGGCCCTCCGGAACCGGccatctccgcctcctcctcgccgccgccgctggggATCACGTCTTCACCAAACGCGAGCTCCGCCCCATCCGACCGACCGCAAAGGG AGATAGGACATGGCGGAAACAAAACTGCACGGCGATGTGCATTTCTGCAACACATCAG ACGGAAGAAAAAGCAACATGAAGTTCCTGTCTGCATCAAACTGCTTTCACTTAtgggacagacccagtgcatagaagctcccacacaag GTAGATTATCTTATAGGACGGGCGAAATGCAACAGAAGAAGCTCCTCCGCTGCTACTCGCCAAACTCCAAGCAAAAAGGACCTTCCACTTTCCTTGCTAATGGCGAGCAACTCAAAGATGTCTAA